CCCGGGCCCATAGGGAACtgggagagaaaacacacacacactcatgtctCAGTGACTGGACCTTTAGTCTGGTTTCACTGCCCTATCTAAtcagcagggggataaagtcatACGGTGTTATAATGTATTGTGGTGTCACGCTGTGTGATGTCATGCGGTGGAATACGAGGTGTAATGTGACTCACGTTGGGtctgtttcctcctggtcctaTAGGGTTCATCATAGTGTAGATGTTTTCACTGGAGTTGTTGGAGTCTGGGGGAGACAAACACAATAGCACAACATTAGTCCACAGAGAGAGGCAACACACATAGTGTCTAAGTATAGTactggtgaggggggggggggggggggggggttatttaagAGACGCACCACCTGGGCTGGGCATGATGGGAGTTCCGGGAGGCCCCCCTCCTCCTGGAGGACCCTGGGAAACAGTTCAAAAAGGTCAATAAGAACAGTGCACACAATTTCCCATTTCCACAGCTAAGGAACAGTTTTAGAACTGACGTGTTATTGAAAACACTGACGGTTGGCTACTCACCACATAGTGGCCTGGAGATGAGGAGGAGTATTGTATCTGTGATGAGAGAAGGGAAACTAGAGGTTACGGGGTTATAGTTACCGCCAGGAGAGATTCTCAACTAAGCAGTAGTTCTTTCCTCCAGCAACAAGAGGGCAGTATAGTACCTTTTCAAGCCACCTGTTAAATAATAACAATCCTTGTAATGGATAATCTAATCTATGACAAATTGAGCGAGGAGGAAACAACTTACTGAGTTAGCATTGGGACCAGGCCACGGCCCTCTACCACCAGGtcccctgagagacagagagagactgtaagTATAGGGAAACACTGCCATAAACCAAGAAAACAACAGTTCAACAATCATGATGTCGGGGCCTTCGATATTCAACCATAAAGCTGGTGCTAAGCGATAGACTGTATTTCTCCCTATGGAGGGAACACTTACATGTTCATCCCAGGCATAGGACCACCCATGGAGTTAGGAGGAGGTCTCATACCCCCATAGTTCTACATAGAGAGAAGAGATACACCGTGTCAAAActatagagagagtgtgtgtgtgtgtgtgtgtgtgtgtgtgtgtgtgtgtgtgtgtgtgtgtgtgtgtgtgtgtgtgtgtgtgtgtgtgtgtgtgtgtgtgtgtgtgtgtgtgtgtgtgtgtgcttacctGTGGACCCATAGGCCCCATTCCTCGCGGAGCGTTCATTCTCATTGGCCCGCCCATATTAGGATGTCCTATAGGAGAAAAGATGACAAGAACACAGTCTTAACACCAACACACACTGGTAGTTAACATAAAGATACTATGTGATGGTCTAATGGATAATTCAATTCACTTAGCAAACGCTTTTATCCAATGAGACGGTCACCTCCACACCTTATCCACATATGGCTGTCTGAACCTGGAAGGCAGGGTTAATGGCAGGCAACAGACTAAGCTCTCCTCTAACCTCATTAACTGGGACCCCTGTTGGGTTAAATGGTAATCTCTAATCTGAACCTGTAATCTCAAGCCAAAACTCAGAGACCCACACTATCCTATCTTCTACCCAGATGGCCCCTAGATGTGTAAGGTCCTGGGGGCACCGGCGTTCTCAGAGAGGAACGCCACTTGAAAAACTGCAAGCTTACATAAACACAAGCATGAATAATGTGTGtgccgtgcacacacacacctaccttgtGGTCTGATGGGGTCCATGCTGTTTGGCAGGAGAGGCTGAGAACCAGGGATTCCCCCTGGAGGCTGAGGGAAACAGATGGATGAGAGAAAGGATGATCGTGAGTATGGACCACCAGCACATACTTACCTGGAAGTTCATGTTCAGCTGTATAGGTGAGCGTGTGGTCCATACCTGATTTGGCATTCGGAGTGAGGGGCGTGGTCCACCTGGAAACCGTGGCGACATgaaaggctgagagagacagagagagagtttgtcATTCCGACTGAAAAGGAGCGGAGCAGACAGATGATGGACAGAGTGTGaatggaggatgaggaggaaggggGGTGACAACACAGAAAACTAAAAAATGAGCAGGCTCATTAACGAGGTATTTTACAGAGGAAGCTTGTCTTCATGGATGTTGGCTTTGCTCTCCTCCCTTAGCCTTACATGTAGATGAGTGTGTGGGTTTTGTCTGTCCTGTGCACATGCTCAGTGTGTAGGTCCACAGTGGCTCATCTTTTGTTTTATTGATGAGGTGTaggtggagtgtgtctgtgtggaggatAAAGCTCCCTCCCCCCAGAACAGCTCCAGAGGAGAGtcaattatttctctctctctgtgtgtgtgtgtgtgtgtgtgtgtgtgttacctgtccgTGTGGTCCCATGCCGTGGGGGGGCTGTgcgtgaggagactgctgggAGCCTGGCGGACCCTGAGAGAAGGGAAGAGTGACATCAGAGTGAGGGAGGAGCTAACACAATTACACCTTCAGGAGCAAGGGACTGGAGAAGCTAGGCAGTAGCCAATcagaacacagagagggagaggaggcctTTTTTCCTAATCCATGGTAAGAGGGTGTCTTCACCACTAGAGGGCAATGTTGACACAGCTAAAACGCACAGCTCAGAACGACAGTGGATCCGAGGAGCCTACAGCATGGCTGGCCACCGTCCATCCCACACTGTTCAACATCAGGACATGCAACTAGGCTGACGAACTGCAGAGACTGTGCATGTATGACTTCAGGTTTGTTATGTGAGTTGTGTGGGTcttctattaaaaaaaaaaatcttagtgAACAAACACCAAAATACACACGATAATAACAACAGGCATATTTGCAGCAAACAGCTCTTGCTAATGATAAGGCCACTTGTACAAAAAGGacaataagcacacacacacacacaccctcctccctcactTGTGTTATAAATAGCACTTCCgtgcctctcctcttttctcgctctctcactaCTCTTGCCATCTCCCACTCTCACCTACTTCCTCCCTCCCATTAtttcattccatctctctctctctccagttctcttccactctctcactctctagacAAACAATGAAGTGGTAgccacagaaacaaacacattgAGGCCCCTCTCTCTCCGTTCCACCTTATCGTCGCTGCTGCCAAATGCCAGGGCTGTCCATCACACTgtctggccgtgtgtgtgtgtgtgtgtgtgtatattatatatatatatatatatatatatatatatatatatatatatatatatatatatatatatatatatatatatatatatatatatatatatatatatgagcgaGAGAAGAGGAGTGTGGGATCATTGGaggtggagagaaagaaagaaagggaggtGAAAAAGTGTGAGGAGATGTAGGAAGAGAGGGAATAAAGTAATGGATGGTGAAGATgcttggaggagtggagggagggatgacaaGAGGGAGTTTTACCATGCATAAAGTGAGGGGCGAGGGAGGTAGCAAAAGAGAGGGATGAATAGAGGGAGTTTTACCATGCATAAAGTGAGGGGCGAGGGAGGTAGCAAAAGAGAGGGATGAATAGAGGGAGTTTTACCATGCATAAAGTGAGGGGCGAGGGAGGTAGCAAAAGAGAGGGATGAATAGAGGGAGTTTTACCATGCATAAAGTGAGGGGCGAGGGAGGTAGCAAAAGAGAGGGATGAATAGAGGGAGTTTTACCATGCATAAAGTGAGGGGCGAGGGAGGTAGCAAAAGAGAGGGATGAATAGAGGGAGTTTTACCATGCATAAAGTGAGGGGCGAGGGAGGTAGCAAAAGAGAGGGATGAATAGAGGGAGTTTTACCATGCATAAAGTGAGGGGCGAGGGAGGTAGCAAAAGAGAGGGATGAATAGAGGGAGTTTTACCATGCATAAAGTGAGGGGCGAGGGAGGTAGCAAAAGAGAGGGATGAATAGAGGGAGTTTTACCATGCATAAAGTGAGGGGCGAGGGAGGTAGCAAAAGAGAGGGATGAATAGAGGGAGTTTTACCTGGAAGAAGCCGGGTGGCATGGGTCCTCCTGGCATGCCATCATTAGGAGGCATGTTCCCCATCACAGGACTGGGGGCTGCTGCCGcactctgcaacacacacacacacgttaaaagATGaagcacacaatcacacactaaTAGATGCATTGGGTCTTCCTCCATctcgctctcccctctttctccggCTCTATCCCCTTAAACCCCTCTCCATCCCCAAACATCTGTACTACTCCTCTTTCtcacctctatccccctccctcttcccctcccctccctcctccacagcCCTAACCTCCCCACCCTCACCTGCCTCTGTTCTTCCCCGTTGCTCTCACTTCCTTttgctcactccctctctctcatctcttgcAGTAGCTAGTCAAAGCTGTTGCTATGGAGACGAGTCCTTTGCTCCCTGTCCCTCTAGCATCCccctctcagagagagagggagagaagagggaggtaggagaaagagaccgagagagacagagtgacgaGTTCTCAGTAACAACCTCTAACCAGGCCCTAGCCACTTGTGTGGATATGAAATAATTGGATAGACATGGGCAATATGGTGAAAACTCC
This genomic stretch from Salvelinus fontinalis isolate EN_2023a chromosome 41, ASM2944872v1, whole genome shotgun sequence harbors:
- the LOC129840751 gene encoding single-stranded DNA-binding protein 3-like isoform X3 — its product is MYAKGKGAVVPSDNQAREKLALYVYEYLLHVGAQKSAQTFLSEIRWEKNITLGEPPGFLHSWWCVFWDLYCAAPDRRENCEHSSEAKAFHDYSAAAAPSPVMGNMPPNDGMPGGPMPPGFFQGPPGSQQSPHAQPPHGMGPHGQPFMSPRFPGGPRPSLRMPNQPPGGIPGSQPLLPNSMDPIRPQGHPNMGGPMRMNAPRGMGPMGPQNYGGMRPPPNSMGGPMPGMNMGPGGRGPWPGPNANSIQYSSSSPGHYVGPPGGGGPPGTPIMPSPGDSNNSSENIYTMMNPIGPGGNRPNFPMGPGPDGPMGAMGAMEPHHMNGSLGSGDMDGLPKNSPNNMGGMSNPPGTPRDDGEMGGNFLNPFQSESYSPNMTMSV
- the LOC129840751 gene encoding single-stranded DNA-binding protein 3-like isoform X1, translating into MYAKGKGAVVPSDNQAREKLALYVYEYLLHVGAQKSAQTFLSEIRWEKNITLGEPPGFLHSWWCVFWDLYCAAPDRRENCEHSSEAKAFHDYSAAAAPSPVMGNMPPNDGMPGGPMPPGFFQGPPGSQQSPHAQPPHGMGPHGQPFMSPRFPGGPRPSLRMPNQPPGGIPGSQPLLPNSMDPIRPQGHPNMGGPMRMNAPRGMGPMGPQNYGGMRPPPNSMGGPMPGMNMGPGGRGPWPGPNANSIQYSSSSPGHYVGPPGGGGPPGTPIMPSPGDSNNSSENIYTMMNPIGPGGNRPNFPMGPGPDGPMGAMGAMEPHHMNGSLGSGDMDGLPKNSPNNMGGMSNPPGTPRDDGEMGGNFLNPFQSESASRTALGHAGPLVKAELPDAVCGIDRKQRHRKSLLSNPAPCLSDFLSGSGQ
- the LOC129840751 gene encoding single-stranded DNA-binding protein 3-like isoform X2, translating into MYAKGKGAVVPSDNQAREKLALYVYEYLLHVGAQKSAQTFLSEIRWEKNITLGEPPGFLHSWWCVFWDLYCAAPDRRENCEHSSEAKAFHDYSAAAAPSPVMGNMPPNDGMPGGPMPPGFFQGPPGSQQSPHAQPPHGMGPHGQPFMSPRFPGGPRPSLRMPNQPPGGIPGSQPLLPNSMDPIRPQGHPNMGGPMRMNAPRGMGPMGPQNYGGMRPPPNSMGGPMPGMNMGPGGRGPWPGPNANSIQYSSSSPGHYVGPPGGGGPPGTPIMPSPDSNNSSENIYTMMNPIGPGGNRPNFPMGPGPDGPMGAMGAMEPHHMNGSLGSGDMDGLPKNSPNNMGGMSNPPGTPRDDGEMGGNFLNPFQSESASRTALGHAGPLVKAELPDAVCGIDRKQRHRKSLLSNPAPCLSDFLSGSGQ